From Candidatus Desulfofervidus auxilii, a single genomic window includes:
- a CDS encoding 4Fe-4S dicluster domain-containing protein, translated as MKLARKPLNLEKFKIPRGKITIFPERCKGCSLCIEYCPNEVLEFSEDFNEKGYHYPVIKPGKEKECIFCQFCQGVCPDFAIFVEKWEE; from the coding sequence ATGAAGTTAGCAAGAAAACCGCTGAATTTAGAAAAATTTAAGATACCTAGAGGTAAAATTACTATTTTTCCCGAAAGATGTAAAGGATGCAGTTTGTGTATTGAGTATTGTCCAAATGAGGTTTTGGAATTTTCAGAGGATTTTAATGAAAAAGGTTATCATTATCCTGTTATTAAACCAGGGAAAGAAAAAGAATGTATTTTTTGCCAATTTTGCCAGGGAGTATGCCCTGATTTTGCAATTTTTGTTGAAAAATGGGAGGAATAA
- a CDS encoding 2-oxoacid:acceptor oxidoreductase subunit alpha: MSRDVLTGIHFLSGNYACVEGAIAAGCRFYAGYPITPSNEIAERMSARLPQVGGIYIQMEDELGSMAAILGASWGGAKSMTATSGPGFSLMQENIGLGAMTETPCVVVNVMRGGPSTGLPTLVGQADVMQARWGSHGDYEIIAISPSSPQECFSFMIKAFNLAEIWRVPVIVLMDEVVGHMWEKVVIPKKEEIKLVPRRTPTKPPEIFKPYKAGKDLVPEMAIAGTGYRVHVTGLTHDERGYPATNPEAQAKLVKRLVEKIRKNVKKIVEYEEYKMKDAEVVLVSYGISARLSRQAVDWAREKGIKAGLLKLITVWPFPEEEINKLSKKVKALITVEINFGQIFFEVERCAKGNCPCLLVSHAGGTTHDPNDILSVIEEAIK; encoded by the coding sequence ATGAGTAGGGATGTTTTAACAGGAATCCATTTTTTAAGTGGTAATTATGCTTGTGTGGAAGGGGCAATAGCAGCTGGTTGTCGTTTTTATGCCGGCTATCCTATTACCCCTTCTAATGAAATTGCTGAAAGGATGTCTGCTAGATTGCCACAAGTAGGTGGAATATATATTCAGATGGAAGATGAGTTAGGTTCAATGGCTGCTATTTTAGGTGCCTCTTGGGGTGGAGCAAAATCTATGACAGCTACTTCTGGTCCAGGTTTTAGTTTAATGCAAGAAAATATTGGTCTTGGAGCTATGACAGAAACACCATGTGTGGTAGTAAATGTGATGAGAGGAGGCCCTTCTACTGGATTGCCTACATTAGTTGGTCAAGCAGATGTAATGCAAGCAAGATGGGGGAGTCATGGTGATTATGAAATTATTGCTATTTCTCCATCATCACCGCAAGAATGTTTTTCCTTTATGATAAAGGCATTTAATTTAGCAGAAATATGGAGAGTACCAGTAATTGTGCTCATGGATGAAGTAGTTGGTCATATGTGGGAAAAGGTAGTTATTCCTAAAAAAGAGGAAATAAAACTTGTTCCTAGACGCACTCCAACAAAACCACCAGAAATATTTAAACCATATAAAGCTGGAAAGGACTTAGTGCCAGAGATGGCTATTGCAGGCACAGGCTATAGGGTTCATGTAACTGGACTTACACATGATGAACGTGGTTATCCAGCAACCAATCCAGAGGCGCAGGCAAAACTTGTAAAAAGATTGGTAGAAAAGATAAGAAAAAATGTCAAAAAAATTGTTGAATATGAAGAATATAAGATGAAAGACGCAGAAGTAGTACTTGTAAGTTATGGTATTTCTGCTAGACTTTCCCGTCAAGCAGTAGACTGGGCTAGAGAAAAAGGGATAAAAGCAGGTCTTTTAAAATTAATTACTGTATGGCCATTTCCAGAAGAAGAGATAAATAAGCTTTCTAAAAAAGTAAAGGCATTGATTACTGTAGAAATAAATTTTGGACAGATATTCTTTGAAGTAGAAAGGTGTGCTAAAGGAAACTGTCCTTGTCTTTTAGTTAGTCATGCTGGTGGTACTACTCATGATCCAAATGATATCCTTTCTGTAATAGAGGAGGCAATAAAATGA
- a CDS encoding thiamine pyrophosphate-dependent enzyme — MRPLEKKQMHPLEVLIRTERMPHIFCPGCGIGTVLTSFVEALLESELDLDKVAVCSGIGCSSRVPGYLKLDGFHTTHGRSIAFATGLKLANPDLTVFIFAGDGDLVAIGGNHLIHAARRNIDMKVICINNFNYGMTGGQVGPTTPLKAKSTTSVYGNFEEPFNLVHLMWACGAVYVARWTSAHPHYIKRSILEALEKPGFCFIEVITPCPTNWGRRNKMRTGIDMTKFFLERTVIKLHPDPSEAQIEMGNPIVCGVFVDRERPDFISAMKEQVADKVKIYEFRGDGRVEIPQVPKKSVLTPSTKKKLKDIYKIKIAGLGGQGMGLLGLIIGRAATIFDGNEALYTQEYGPEARGGASSSAIIISEKKVDVPYFAKPDVLIIMAQAAFRKYKKLLHPGCILIINSDLVKAKDIPEGIKVYGIPASRMAEKLGRSIVANIVILGFFTAITDIISLEAAKEALKMSIPKGTEEFNLKAFEKGYEYGKGKKTNT; from the coding sequence ATGAGACCTTTAGAGAAAAAACAAATGCACCCTTTAGAAGTCCTCATACGCACTGAAAGAATGCCACATATTTTTTGTCCTGGTTGTGGTATTGGTACAGTATTGACAAGTTTTGTAGAGGCACTTCTTGAAAGTGAGCTTGATTTAGATAAAGTAGCAGTTTGTTCAGGTATTGGTTGTTCAAGTCGTGTGCCAGGATACCTTAAATTGGATGGCTTTCATACAACACATGGTAGATCTATTGCCTTTGCTACTGGTTTAAAATTAGCTAATCCAGACTTAACCGTGTTTATCTTTGCTGGTGATGGAGATTTGGTGGCAATAGGTGGTAATCACCTCATTCATGCAGCAAGAAGAAACATTGACATGAAGGTAATTTGCATAAACAATTTTAATTATGGTATGACAGGAGGGCAAGTTGGTCCAACTACTCCACTTAAAGCAAAAAGTACAACAAGTGTGTATGGAAACTTTGAAGAACCATTTAATTTGGTTCATCTTATGTGGGCTTGTGGGGCAGTTTATGTTGCTCGTTGGACATCAGCCCATCCTCATTATATAAAGCGCTCTATATTAGAAGCTTTGGAAAAACCTGGATTTTGTTTTATAGAGGTAATTACACCTTGTCCTACTAATTGGGGAAGAAGAAATAAGATGAGGACAGGGATTGATATGACAAAGTTTTTCTTAGAAAGGACAGTAATAAAACTTCATCCTGATCCTTCAGAGGCTCAAATTGAAATGGGGAATCCAATTGTATGTGGAGTTTTTGTTGATAGAGAAAGACCTGATTTTATCAGTGCCATGAAAGAGCAAGTGGCAGATAAAGTAAAAATTTATGAATTTAGAGGTGATGGTCGAGTGGAAATCCCACAAGTGCCTAAAAAATCAGTATTAACACCTTCTACTAAAAAGAAGTTAAAAGATATTTATAAGATAAAAATTGCTGGTCTTGGTGGGCAAGGTATGGGACTCTTAGGTTTAATTATTGGAAGGGCAGCTACTATATTTGATGGCAATGAAGCCCTTTACACTCAAGAATATGGCCCAGAGGCTAGAGGAGGAGCTTCTAGTTCAGCAATAATTATTTCTGAAAAAAAAGTAGATGTTCCTTATTTTGCTAAACCTGATGTCTTAATTATCATGGCTCAAGCTGCCTTTCGTAAGTATAAAAAATTACTCCATCCAGGATGCATTTTAATCATAAATAGTGATTTAGTTAAAGCAAAAGACATACCTGAAGGAATAAAAGTTTATGGTATTCCAGCTTCAAGAATGGCAGAAAAGCTTGGCCGTAGTATTGTAGCTAACATAGTGATATTAGGATTTTTTACTGCTATTACAGATATTATTAGTCTTGAAGCAGCAAAAGAGGCACTTAAAATGTCCATACCAAAGGGCACAGAAGAATTTAATTTAAAGGCATTTGAAAAAGGGTATGAATATGGAAAGGGTAAAAAAACAAATACCTGA
- a CDS encoding 4Fe-4S dicluster domain-containing protein, producing the protein MERVKKQIPEFDYEKVEVKKVPIFIMGKRYEVPEGLTIMKAVEYAGYRYIRGCGCRAGICGACVTVYRIAGDYRLYFGLACQTPIQPNMYLTQIPFVPANKAIYDINQLKPDIFTIEKLYPETFRCLACNTCTKACPMEIPVMDYIQALIKGDIKSCAEISHSCIMCGMCSLRCPAEIQHFHVAMLARRLYGKYLMPKAKHLEKRVKQIKEGKFDWMLDELMKLSDEELKKRYAEREWEPEPYDPNWRPKETKYLIIED; encoded by the coding sequence ATGGAAAGGGTAAAAAAACAAATACCTGAATTTGACTATGAAAAGGTAGAAGTAAAAAAGGTTCCTATTTTTATTATGGGTAAAAGGTATGAGGTGCCTGAAGGGCTTACTATTATGAAAGCGGTTGAATATGCAGGTTATAGATATATACGTGGTTGTGGTTGCAGAGCTGGTATTTGTGGGGCTTGTGTTACTGTATATCGAATAGCAGGAGATTATCGACTTTACTTTGGACTTGCTTGTCAAACGCCTATTCAGCCTAATATGTATCTTACTCAAATTCCATTTGTTCCAGCAAATAAAGCTATTTATGACATTAATCAGCTTAAGCCAGATATTTTTACTATTGAAAAACTATACCCAGAAACTTTTCGTTGTCTTGCTTGTAATACATGTACCAAAGCCTGTCCAATGGAGATTCCAGTGATGGATTACATTCAGGCTTTAATTAAAGGCGATATAAAAAGTTGTGCTGAGATTTCCCATAGTTGCATTATGTGTGGGATGTGCAGTTTACGTTGTCCAGCAGAAATTCAACATTTTCATGTAGCCATGTTAGCTAGAAGATTATATGGAAAATATTTAATGCCTAAAGCAAAACATCTAGAAAAAAGAGTGAAACAGATAAAGGAAGGGAAATTTGATTGGATGTTAGATGAATTGATGAAATTATCAGATGAGGAATTAAAAAAACGTTATGCAGAAAGGGAATGGGAGCCAGAGCCTTATGATCCAAATTGGCGTCCAAAAGAAACAAAATATTTAATTATTGAGGATTGA
- a CDS encoding FAD-binding protein encodes MKTSGYPESLQESLAKVESSRAKRVELAKKQKYFHKLSPNEYEEILKKYHPDYKPEGRKRLKVGPNKGEKLQTELIEILQGQPWIDPIDFKKRLKSPDFSTDVLIIGGGGAGSTAALMASENGCQVILATKLRHGDANTIMAEGGIQAADLPYDSPYYHFLDTIGGGHFTNDKRLVRTLVLDAPIVIKWLEDLGVMFDKEPDGTMKELKGGGLCRRRMHSSKDMTGLEIMRVLRDEVRNRADRIEILEFCPAVELLLDETGAIGGAILYNLETEEFLVAKAKAVILATGGYGRLHLYGFATTNHYGATGDGLVLGYRLGIPLRNLKYAQFHPTGAAFPEQCIGMLITEKVRTLGAEPINCDGERFCHPLEPRDVESALIIRECVERNKGVITPTGRVGVWLDSPMIDMIWGEGTVEKALASKYLQFKRYGIDIAKEPMLVFPTLHYQNGGLAINEWGETVIPGLFAAGEVTGGVHGDNRLMGNSLLDINVFGRRAGTKAAEFAKKRKKVKSLTLKHLEEYLKALKEAKIKPQKKSPIILPDYRKKEILG; translated from the coding sequence ATGAAAACATCCGGATATCCAGAAAGTTTACAGGAGTCATTGGCAAAGGTAGAAAGTTCAAGGGCTAAGAGAGTTGAATTAGCTAAAAAACAAAAGTATTTCCATAAACTCTCACCTAATGAATATGAAGAAATTTTAAAAAAATATCATCCAGATTATAAGCCTGAAGGCAGAAAAAGATTAAAGGTTGGCCCAAATAAAGGAGAAAAATTACAAACAGAATTAATTGAAATATTACAAGGACAACCATGGATTGATCCTATTGATTTTAAAAAGAGATTAAAATCGCCTGATTTTAGTACCGATGTTTTAATTATTGGTGGAGGAGGGGCTGGAAGTACAGCTGCTTTAATGGCATCAGAAAATGGTTGTCAAGTGATTTTGGCAACAAAATTAAGACATGGGGATGCTAATACCATAATGGCAGAAGGAGGAATTCAGGCAGCTGATTTACCTTATGATTCACCTTATTATCACTTTTTAGATACAATTGGAGGGGGTCACTTCACTAATGACAAAAGGTTAGTAAGAACTTTAGTTTTAGATGCACCTATTGTTATTAAATGGCTTGAGGATCTAGGTGTAATGTTTGATAAGGAGCCAGATGGTACAATGAAGGAGTTAAAGGGAGGTGGTCTTTGTCGTCGTCGGATGCATTCTTCAAAAGATATGACAGGTCTAGAGATTATGAGAGTTTTACGAGATGAAGTTAGAAATAGAGCAGATAGGATTGAAATTTTGGAATTTTGTCCTGCTGTTGAGCTATTGTTAGATGAAACTGGAGCTATAGGTGGAGCAATTTTATATAACTTAGAAACAGAAGAATTTTTGGTAGCAAAGGCAAAGGCAGTAATTTTAGCTACTGGTGGTTATGGTCGTTTACACTTATATGGTTTTGCTACTACAAATCACTATGGAGCAACAGGAGATGGTTTAGTATTAGGTTATCGTTTAGGTATTCCTCTAAGAAATTTAAAATATGCCCAATTTCATCCTACAGGAGCTGCTTTTCCTGAACAATGCATAGGGATGCTTATTACTGAAAAAGTGAGAACCCTTGGAGCAGAGCCAATTAATTGTGATGGAGAAAGATTTTGTCATCCCCTTGAGCCAAGGGATGTGGAATCAGCTTTAATTATACGAGAATGTGTTGAAAGAAATAAAGGTGTAATTACGCCTACTGGTAGGGTTGGAGTTTGGCTTGATTCACCGATGATTGATATGATTTGGGGTGAAGGCACAGTTGAGAAAGCATTGGCAAGTAAATACTTACAATTTAAAAGGTATGGAATTGATATTGCTAAAGAGCCCATGCTTGTTTTTCCCACTTTACATTATCAAAATGGAGGTTTGGCTATTAATGAATGGGGTGAGACAGTAATACCTGGGCTCTTTGCAGCTGGAGAGGTAACAGGTGGAGTGCATGGAGATAATCGATTGATGGGTAATTCCCTCTTGGACATAAATGTCTTTGGTAGAAGAGCAGGAACAAAGGCAGCAGAATTTGCTAAAAAAAGAAAAAAAGTAAAGTCACTTACTTTAAAACATCTTGAAGAATATCTTAAAGCCTTAAAAGAAGCCAAGATAAAGCCACAAAAAAAATCGCCTATTATTTTGCCTGATTATAGGAAAAAAGAGATATTGGGGTAA